A portion of the Paenibacillus marchantiae genome contains these proteins:
- a CDS encoding glycoside hydrolase family 88/105 protein, producing MKETLQFTPVRMAEQFMESYRNHELYPTWHYENGCLLKALEELYTHTGEQKYFDYIHELMDNFIQEDGSIRSYAVEEYNLDQINQGKSLFLLLDKTGEEKYRKAADLLMVQLKGQPRTSEGGFWHKKVYPFQMWLDGLYMATPFLTQYGAVTGEEKWFDKAALQLLLVEKRTRDPRSGLLYHAWDESREQRWSSGETGCSPHVWSRAMGWYVMAVVDTLDHLPVDHEQRGQIVGIFERVANALVHVQDQQSGLWPHLLDQPGRERNYLEASGTSMFVYALAKGVRKGYLSGKFKAIAEKGYQGLLLHLLQTDREGVLSLTQCNGGAGLGGTPYRDGSYEYYVTESIRINDPKSVAPFILAGVEMELATR from the coding sequence ATGAAAGAAACCCTGCAATTCACACCGGTACGGATGGCTGAACAGTTCATGGAAAGTTATCGCAATCATGAGTTGTACCCTACCTGGCATTATGAAAATGGTTGTCTACTGAAAGCGCTGGAAGAGCTGTACACCCATACCGGAGAACAGAAATATTTCGATTACATTCATGAACTGATGGATAACTTCATTCAGGAAGATGGCTCGATTCGTTCCTATGCAGTTGAGGAATATAACCTGGACCAGATTAACCAGGGGAAATCGCTGTTCCTATTGCTGGACAAAACGGGCGAAGAAAAGTACCGTAAAGCCGCGGATTTGCTCATGGTACAGCTTAAGGGACAGCCTCGTACGAGTGAAGGTGGATTCTGGCACAAGAAGGTCTACCCGTTTCAGATGTGGCTGGATGGGCTGTATATGGCCACGCCGTTCCTGACGCAATATGGTGCGGTTACTGGCGAGGAGAAATGGTTTGACAAGGCGGCATTACAGCTACTGCTGGTGGAGAAACGTACACGTGATCCACGCAGCGGTCTACTGTACCATGCCTGGGATGAGAGCAGGGAACAGCGCTGGAGCTCGGGAGAAACCGGATGCTCTCCGCATGTATGGAGCCGGGCGATGGGCTGGTATGTGATGGCGGTAGTGGATACATTGGATCATCTGCCTGTAGATCATGAGCAGCGGGGTCAGATTGTGGGGATTTTCGAACGTGTAGCGAATGCACTTGTACATGTACAGGACCAACAGTCCGGGTTATGGCCTCATTTGCTCGATCAGCCGGGGCGTGAGCGTAATTATTTGGAGGCTTCGGGAACCTCAATGTTTGTGTATGCACTTGCGAAGGGCGTACGTAAGGGTTATCTGAGTGGCAAGTTTAAAGCGATCGCAGAAAAGGGGTATCAGGGTCTGCTGCTGCATCTGCTGCAAACGGATCGTGAAGGTGTATTGTCCCTGACGCAGTGTAACGGTGGGGCAGGTCTGGGCGGTACCCCGTATCGTGACGGGTCATACGAGTATTATGTAACTGAATCCATTCGGATTAATGATCCGAAATCGGTTGCTCCATTTATTTTGGCAGGAGTGGAAATGGAACTGGCGACACGCTAG